The Pseudomonas bijieensis DNA window CCGTGCCACCGCATGGCGGTGGGCTTGCAGCCTTCGACCTACATTCCACCGCACCGCCACCTGAGCGCCGACAAGGCGGAAACCTTGCTGGTACTCAAGGGCCGGTTGGGTGTATTGATCTTCGACGACGCCGGTGCGGTGGTGGATAAGCGCATCCTGCAGGCCGGTGGCGATTGCCTCGGGGTCGACCTGCCAGCCGGCGTGTATCACGGCTTGGTGGTGCTGGAAGCCGACAGCCTGATGTTCGAATGCAAGGCCGGCCCATACCGGCCTGTGGGCGAGGGCGAACTGGCTGACTGGGCGCCCCGCGAAGCCGAGCCAGGCGTGGCCGAGTACCAGGCCTGGATGCGCGCGCAGTTCGACTGAACGATGCGGCAGCAGGGCTTCTGTGGCGAGGGGATTTATCCCCGCTGGGTTGCGAAGCGACCCCGAGATTGTTGGTGTGCCCAAGAGCTTGCGAGTGCTCCGCACTCGAACGGGGATAAATCCCCTCGCCACAGATCAGACAAATCTTGAATGAGCGGCGCTGCCGGCTGCGAGCCATTTTTCGCTTTTGACCCGCGCCTGCTCCAGGGTTTGCACATACGCCAATTGGCGCTGCTCGCGATGAATGCCGGCACGGCGCAATTTCAGGCGCACCCGGGGGGCGGTCGCCACCAGGATCAGGCCGATGCCCTGCTTGCGATAGTCTTTCAGGATATTTTCAAAAGCGGCCAGCGCGGTCATGTCCAGCATCGGCACGGCGCTCATTTCCACCACCACCACGCGCACCCCCGGATCGAACCTGCGCAGCACATCCAGGGCTTTTTCGGCTGCACCGAAGAACAGCGGCCCACGGATTGCGTAGCAGCGTACATGCTCGGGCATGTCCAGCAAGGCTTGATGGAAGTGACGAGGCAGTTCGGCGCTGTCCGTCAGCTCGCTCATGCGCTTGATGAACAGGCCGGCGGCCAGCAGCAGGCCGACGGCAACCGCCATGACCATGTCGAACAAAACGGTCAGGCTCAGGCAGGTCAGCAGCACCAGTACGTCGCTGCGCGGCGCAATGCGCAACGTGTGCAGGACATGCCCGGCTTCGCTCATGTTCCAGGCAACTATCACCAGCAGTGCCGCCAGGGCAGCCATGGGCAAGTAACTGAACAACGGCGCCAGCAGCACCATCGCCAGCAGTACCACGAGGCTATGAATGATCGCGGCCAGCGGTGAAGAGGCGCCACTGCGCACATTGGTCGCGCTACGGGCAATGGCCGCCGTGGCGGTGATACCACCGAACAGCGGCGCCACGACGTTACCCAGGCCTTGGCCGATCAGCTCGGCGTTGGGGTCGTGCTTGCTGCCGGTCATGCCGTCCGCCACCACGGCGCACAGCAGCGATTCGATGGCGCCAAGCATGGCAATGGCGAAGGCCGGGCCCAGCAATTGGCGGAGCAGGTCATAGGACAGCACCAGGGGATGGCCCTGGCCATCTGGCAGGTTCCATGGCCAGTCAAAGCGCGGCAAAAACGGCGGGATACCGGGATGGCTGATGCCATCGACCACATAGCTGAAACGCTCACCCAATGTCGCAACCGGCCAACCGCCGCGTTCCAGCACCAGTCCCAATAGCGCCCCGACCAGCAAGGCCACCAGATGCCCGGGAACCCGTGGTACCCAGCGTGGCCAGGCAATCAGCACCGCCAGGCAACTGATGCCGATGATGCCATCGCCGAGTCGGGCACTGGGCAGCGCCACGATCAATTCGCCCAGCTGTTCGATGTA harbors:
- the dauA gene encoding C4-dicarboxylic acid transporter DauA, with translation MSFSAPPLFAAWRQSWRAGYTLERLRGDLVAGLTVGIIAIPLAMALAIAVGVPPQHGLYTVLVAAPLIALTGGSRFNVSGPTAAFVVILLPITQQYGLGGLLLCTMLAGLILITLGLMRAGRLIQYIPYPVILGFTAGIGVVIATLQLKDLLGLTTVGQAKHYIEQLGELIVALPSARLGDGIIGISCLAVLIAWPRWVPRVPGHLVALLVGALLGLVLERGGWPVATLGERFSYVVDGISHPGIPPFLPRFDWPWNLPDGQGHPLVLSYDLLRQLLGPAFAIAMLGAIESLLCAVVADGMTGSKHDPNAELIGQGLGNVVAPLFGGITATAAIARSATNVRSGASSPLAAIIHSLVVLLAMVLLAPLFSYLPMAALAALLVIVAWNMSEAGHVLHTLRIAPRSDVLVLLTCLSLTVLFDMVMAVAVGLLLAAGLFIKRMSELTDSAELPRHFHQALLDMPEHVRCYAIRGPLFFGAAEKALDVLRRFDPGVRVVVVEMSAVPMLDMTALAAFENILKDYRKQGIGLILVATAPRVRLKLRRAGIHREQRQLAYVQTLEQARVKSEKWLAAGSAAHSRFV
- a CDS encoding WbuC family cupin fold metalloprotein, coding for MTRPSFLERALFDDLAEKAAASPRGRQHHNFHAMDEPCHRMAVGLQPSTYIPPHRHLSADKAETLLVLKGRLGVLIFDDAGAVVDKRILQAGGDCLGVDLPAGVYHGLVVLEADSLMFECKAGPYRPVGEGELADWAPREAEPGVAEYQAWMRAQFD